The Myxocyprinus asiaticus isolate MX2 ecotype Aquarium Trade chromosome 4, UBuf_Myxa_2, whole genome shotgun sequence nucleotide sequence aCGAAAGTAATTTTAAGGGTGAGATCAGGTAGAAATCGCTCCTTAAGGTGACAACAGCCCATTTTCACTTTTTACTATGTATAGAATACCATTAAATGCACTCAATACTCTTTAATCATATACACGATTTACACCATAATGAGCAAACAGAAATATAGTCACATATGCACACATTTTACAGACAGAAACTAGGCGCTGCTGTGAAAATGTGTTTACTCAGTTTCGTTCTGATGGGGATGTGGCTGGTCTGATTGCTTTCTGTATCCACATCTGAGCGCTCGAGCTGAAAAGGCATAAAGAAAGGGGTTCACACAACTGTTGATAAAGAAAAGAGACCCAGTTAGATTATAGCTGACATTTGGCTTCCATGACACAGACATTATGACCAAGTTGTTGATCATATAGGGGGTGCTGAATATGAAGAAAACCACTACGATTCTGACTGCCAGTTTAGTCAGCCTGTGACTGTTGAAAAAAGATGATTGACTTATCCGTTGATGAAGTCGAAAGTAGAAGCAGACAAGGCTGAAGATAGGTACAACAAACATTACAAGAGTCTCTACAAGTAGGACAATAATTTTTTCTAGATTACTGCTGTAAGCTTGATGACAGTGTTGGTGCCCATCCTCCTTCACCTCAACACTTCGGTAAAAAAGAGAATAAGAAGCCAAAGTTCCACTTAATGTCCAAATACCAAAAATCAGCCCCTTTTGTCCCATTGTGCCGAGCTTGGCCCATCGCTGTGGATACAGCACCTGTAGGTATCTCTGCACACTCAACAAGCTGACGGACAGTACACTACTGTAGAGGCTCCAGTACACAATATACGACAATACCTTGCATGGACCTTGGCCAAAAATCCAGCCATTCAGTAAGGCGTAGATCCACACAGGCAGAGTAATCAGACTCAGTAGGTCGGACACAGCCAGACTCAGCATCAGTTGTGGGGTGAAGCTGCCCTCCTTTAAATGTTGGGTAAGCATCACCATCACCACTATATTACCAGGTACACCCAGCACACAGCACAATCCCAGAACAGTGCTGGCAGCTAGCACATCTGCTGAGGTCCGGGCAGACAGAGAGCTGTTGGAAATGGTCAGGTTCTCCATGGCTATCTGGCAATTGCTGATGTGAGTGTGAAGTTTAAAGTTTCCCCATTAATGGCAGAGGAAGTACTCTCAGGAAGTGAACCTTCATCAGAATTGTGGTCTTGTGGAGACAAGTTAACATTCTGAAAGCAAATAAAagagcatgcaaaaaaaaaaaaaaaatgttccacagaagtaagtcatatggcttcagaacaaCATAAGAGTAAGTACATTATGACATTATTGTTAAGTTTTTGCACAATTTTTATTAGTTTTAGCATTTTTTGAAGTTATGTGTGTAAAAAGCAGATGCTGAGCAGGCATGTCACAGCAGGTAAAAATATACTGGGCTCTTAAATATGTATCAGCACTGGTTGTTGTTGTCCTCACATAAGGCAGAGCACATTTAACCTGTTACCTGTTACTATTTCCCCTCGTAAGTAGCTAGTATGTATatgcacgctctctctctctctctctctctctctctctctctctctctctctctcactctctctctcacacacacacacacacacacacacacacaggtttatttcactatatactgtataactgaGGTCATCTCATaaacttccattgatttcatagcaggctaatTATATATAccttaaccctacccttaaacctaaccctcacagaaacctgtgcacatcagCATATTTAAAGCTAAACCTAATTTGGCCGATTTATCAGCCTTTTTAACTAGTGAGGAACACCTAAAATATCCTCACTAGTAGATATTCAACAAGTTtctctatattagtgaggacattttcgaaaatttggcactcacaaatgtagtgaaacctgtacacacatacacacatacacacacaaacacattttatctCTCACTTTCACACATATAAACCAGACAGGAAACATATCTGCTGTTTACTGTTCTGTAAGTCTATAGATAGGCTAAgaactctttttttaaatgtagattATCATTAATAGTATATTAGcaagcagggtcagaaattaactacAGTGgtttgaaaaagtgtttgcccccttcctgatttcttattgttttgcatgtttgtcacacttaaatgtttcagatcatcaaacaagtttaaatattaatcaaagataacacaagtaaacacaaaatgcagtttttaaatgaaggttgtgattattaagggaaaacaaaatccaaacctacatgcccctatgtgaaaaagtgattgccccctaaacctaataactggttgggccacccttagcagcaacagctgcaatcaagcgtttgcgataacttgcagtgagtcttttacagtgctgtggaggaattttggcccactcatctttgcagaattgttgtaattcagccacattggagggttttcgagcatgaactgcctttttaaggtcatgccacagcatctcaataggattcaggtcaggatttgactaggccactccaaagtcttcattttgtttttcttcagccattcagaggtggacttgctggtgtgttttggatcattgtcctgctgcagaacccaagttcgcttcagcttgaggtcacgaacagatggccggacattctccttcaggatgttttggtagacagcagaattcatggttccatttatcacagcaagtcttccaggtcctgaagcagcaaaacagccccagaccatcacactaccaccaccatattttactgttggtatgatgttctttttctgaaatgcggtgttacttttacgccagatgtaatgggacacacaccttccaaaaagttcaacttttgtctcgtcagtccacagagtataatcccaaaagtcttggggatcatcaagatgttttctggcaaaaatgagacgagccttaatgttctttttgcgcagcaatggttttcgtcttggaactctgccatgcaggccatttttgcccagtctctttcttatggtggagtcatgaccactgaccttaactgaggcaggtgaggcctgcagttctttggatattgttgtggggtcttttgtgacctcttggatgagttgtcgctgcgctcttggcgtaattttggtcggccggccactcctgggaaggctcaccactgttccatgttttcaccatttgtggataatggctctcactgtggttctctggagtcccaaagctttagaaatggctttataaccttttccagactgatagatctcaattactttctttctcatttgttcctgaatttctttggatctcggcatgatgtctagcttttgaagatcttttggtctacttcactttgtcaggcaggtcctatttaagtgatttcttgattgagaacaggtgtggcagtaatcaggcctgggtgtggctagagaaattgaacttaggtgtgataaaccacagttaatttatgttttaacattttttcacacaggaccatgtaggtttggattttgctttcccttaataataacaaccttcatttaaaaactgcattttgtgtttacttgtgttatctttgactaatatttaaacttgtttgatgatctgaaacatttaagtgtgacaaacatgcaaaaaaataagaaatcaggaagggggcaaacactttttcacaccaatgTAGGTGCCACCGAAAGTAAGAATAATGCCCTAGATATTTAGGGTATTAGCTCTGTTGTAAATCcctctgtgttttattttttaccaaacatttttatatatttcatgaTTTCTATTCCAGACCTATCTATATATTGGGTTTAGACACCATATTGGCCATTTCAGTTCTTTGATTCAATTGAAGAATTTTGCAGAAATGGACAACACACTTTCTtattaaatgtaagaaaaaaataaataaataataaaaaagccctgatgaTCAATTCCAAGGTGCAAATATTGGCTCTTAATAAAAAGGTTAATTTCTGTCATTGATTAGCAGTTTCAGTCCATATCTGCAGTAGTTCCCCTGTAGAAGAAGAAATCTTGTATAGATTTTCAGACATCATTGAAATAACTGAATTGCCTAGAAAGCAAAGGCAAGGTGAAGAGCTGCCCATTTTAACTCTGCATGTGTAAATATGCCATAGTTATTCACACAGCAATGACCTTGAACACACTGTCAGCCTTATTCTTAAACTGCACACATATTTATAAAAATCAAACATCTTTAATATCATCAAATATAAAGATTACTATGAGTCTTTCATCATTGTCATTACCCAagtatatttaaagcattttagtttTCCAAATGATGCAAATGATCTACAAACTACTTTATCATAAACTCTGTCATTACCTTATTACTGCGTATCGCACCTGTTTGCAATTGCATTGTTTTGTGCAAGCTGCTTGTCAGACTTTCCAGCTTACtagtaggaaaagtgcaatggaatgcctcTTTAAGTCAGCTTTTAAACAAATCATGAGGACATGAAAAatgttattgatttttttattttttttatttcttatttacaTCATAATATAATGTGTTATATTACAACAGAGGTTTACATGTAACAGACCTTTCCATTAGAAGGGAAACATGGAAGAAATACAAATATGAAGTGTTAGTATTCATGGTGAAGCTGATATCAGTGGAAAAAGTAATTAATATCGGAACAAGGTTACATAACACAATGTTAACACAATATCATTAATCAGAACATGCAATCACACATTACCTCCATTTCAGAGGTGTACACCAGACCTGTCGTAACATCTTTGAGATCGATCACCAACATTTAAGTAAAACATCTCATAAACATGATTGCATATGATAGTGCATTGATTGAcattgattggaaatgatgacagaatattaaattgtggctgagctatcactttaaaggggtagttcacccaaaaatgaaaattctctcatcatttactcaccctcatgccatcccagatatgtatgatttccattcttctgcagaacacaaattatgatttttagaagaatatttaatctctgtaggccagtacaatgcaagtgaatgggtgccaaaatgctgatgctccaaaaaacacataaaggaatcataaaagtaatccataaggcgccagcagttaaatccatatcttcagaagtgatatgataggtgtgggtgagaaacagatcaatatttgtcattttttgctagacattcttctttgtgaatcaccaaaaacacaagaaggagAATGTGAACGTTTCTCATCCGCagctatcacatcgcttctgaagatattgatttaaccactggagtcttatggattacttttatgctgacttaaaaatgttggcacccattcacttgcattgtatggaccaaaagagctgagaaattcttctaaaaatcttaatttgttttcagcagatgaaagaaagtcatacacatctgtgatggcataaggatgagtaaataatgagagaattttaatttttgggtgaactatccctttaagggctcttgtcaaatctggatgaatttgttaaTAAGAACATGcaggacaaagtgcactgatatatttctgcactgattttaaaatgtacgcttaaaaactgatgtcacaagagcccatatttacagaatcaccctgaaaatgaccatcatgTCACAAAAAAGCCTGCATTATCATatgagccacaacttacctcagagtgctgccaTGAGTTGGAGCTTCAATTTGAAATATCCGCTCTtgtaatatttgaaatattacaccaaggtgttaaatgaaggcattgcatgacaaaactattcttttttcactgtgcagagtgaagaaagtgtttcactttcaAGAGCTTGATGCTggagcagtgatggactcggcttgagtgacagtctgtgacagcgtgcgcagctgtgtgaacttccgctgtcgttaaagtcccattcagtaatctctaaataaattacacattaactaaaattaaacccagtaatgtaatgacatgaacgtcgcccattgtaatgaagtaaaagtaaattgttttcattagaaatttacttgagtgagagtaaaaagtacccacttttaaacctactctaaaagcaaaaatgtctccaaaaagttactcaggtAAATATAATgaagtaaatgtagtgcgttactacccacctctggttatcGAGGTGCTTTTGTGATTGTCTGGCTGTCtgtttaagaaaacaaacatattatatgcctgaaaagattgtttgagttgttgtttgtgtgaaagtaaactgcatctgcacctaataactAGAAACAGCTGTGTGCATGGGAAAATTGCACATTTAGaggtgatggctgtgcatatcgAAGATGTGAACTGTtgtcgtggtactttggtgacaattgggctgtttgttacataaataaacatattatgtgcttgaaaagattCTTTGAGTAGGTGTTTGTTCaatgaatgacaaccgctactaatgtaaacaaattgcAGCACGCATTGGAGGAAGATgacgtttgatgtattgactgtgcgtataagagctgtaaactttttatcgtggtactctggtgacgagttggatgtatgtatataaaataaacttattctgtggtttaaaagattgTATGAGAAACTGCCtgagcgaatataaattacagacgctTGGCCAGTGCAGTCTGTGCCAGCgcaaaagccgatttgaatctggcagcttctaacataactggctgttgcagaaacacatatgtgtgacgctactctgcagGGCCCAGTTATAAACTGTCACATATGTGTGGtggtacgtatgaaagggttaaccTCCAgtctcagaaaaaaataattacttcTCTTGATTAGAACTGGGTATTTATACAGATCTCCCGATTCGATTTCAATTCataagctctcaattcgattcgaTTCGATTTTGATTCAATTCGATTCGATGTGGATTCATATGGGTAtagaatatttcagttataacgtCCCTTTgccttacatatgaaagaaattttcTCCCAGCTAATCCTCTTAATGATACAGGGGACCTTCTCACAAGGCacataatgaaaatattaattttaagaatcatattttattcatttttcataattttggtctcatttttgctttttacaaATGAACAAATCTATTCATTCCATCAGTAAATATGatactatattatattttgctacatgtttattgtttacatggaTAATtggtactatttacaagtatttacatttatttgttgaacacatgctaaaaatcgGTACTGTCTTTTAAGAACACCGGCATTTCTGTAGACcgtctgtaaagagcatctgtaaatgagcgcatgttgaCACTAATGGTTTACCTGTGCTATACGTTATAATAATTaaacgtttatttattttttttttatcaacaactgactgtaatgaacagaaaggatattaaatgaaacattgttcaatgacaaatgggttgcgtggatcccatttatggacacacattacacggaacaactttttatctcaacacgcagtgaaaggatctcaatgctAAACACTCCACCAATATATGACACAATCActgtaaaagatcgatcttaaATTTAAgaatcgagatcattcaaatgaagattgcaatgcataggaaaataataaattttatcCACCCTTATTCTTCACTGTATGATACTCAAGAACATCCCATCTTTCAATCACATATGATGCAAAGCAGTAAAAATTATGATGGTTGGGAAGATCTCTTAAGTATCTAGTGGGGATgtgtggatagatagatagatagatagatagatagatagatagatagatagatagatagatagatagattagtcacatataaaaaaatagcaaatatatataaatatatacactggcggcctaaagtttggaataatgtacagattttgctcttatggaaataaatttgtacttttattcaccaaagtggcattcagctgatcacaatgtatagtcaggacattaataatgtgaaaacttactattacaatttgaagaaaaaaaaattcagaacttcttaaactacttcaaagagttctcatcaaaaaatcctccatgtgcagcaatgacagctttgcagatccttggcattctagctgtcagtttgtccagatactcaggtgacatttcaccccacgcttcctatagcacttgccatagatgtggctgtctcacgaaccttacagtctagctgatcccacaaaagctcaatggggttaagatccataacactctttccctatctgtcactcactcgacgttggtgtcgatgtagtgacactaggggtcactcttgggagcccgagacacctctggtctttgataaaaggccaatgaaaattggcgagtggtatttgcatgccactcccccgaacatacgggtataaaaggagctggtatgcaaccactcattcagattttctcttcggagccgaacggtcatgctcattgagcagaatactactgttcattcacctctgctggatctgacggcgcatttcagcggcttctccctcctctgcacgagggtagttccgccccgggattgatgcaggaaccgcgcttggcgaccgacctcgctctccgagcgacggaggtcacggcgcggtctctcgggcggacgatggccacactagtggtccaggagcgccacctttggctcaacctggtcgagatgggtgaggccgacaagacacgattccttgctgcccccatttcccaggcaggcctattcagcgacaccgtcgaggactttgcccagcagttctcgatggtagagcagtagatggatgctagccggcatatcctgccccggcacggctcaagatcccacaccccatctactcatcgccaagggcatccccctgcggtgactgcaccggctccgccacagcccgccccttcggcccggccccggcatggagcccaccggaggaagcagacgccactcatctcatggccgcccagaacccgcgaaaggcttcaaagcgcccttgagacgggcgacccagggacaacgaaacacgctactctggagctggtaagcagatcttcatatttttgttacctttgcgtttaattgcgctgcatgcccaagtggctgcagtactcaagagctcagcaagagtggtttccttgttccctgggtcacgtatctggtgtgtacagctggcatcacaaccaccgtccaccactccatttggcaggttggcgctccagtggcggtctcccgaccctgagcgcccagctgtggcacaaatccgcccccgatgtgacagtctccacgggccacgaggacaggcctcttcctcccccgtcccaggctgttccgggagtggtcacaaggagccaggtaagtgcttcgatgtccttagactcagcacagccacgacgtggtgtggcaccttgagctccaccccgccgcgaggccccacctgccggtacatccgatgacgttgtccctttggtcccccttgcgtggaacttggacgcatggcttgcgccttccaatccgtcacgagggctggtccagaccgtccgactcggctgctcgattcacttcgccagggcatccgcccaggttcagcggtgtccacttcaccttggtgaaagacgaaaacgctgctaccttgcgcggagatcgctaccctcctacggaaggatgcgatagaacctgtccctccagccgagatgaagaaagggttttacagcctctacttcatcgtatcgataaaaggtggtgggttgcggccaatcttggacttgcgagtactgaaccgggctttacacactcccgttcaagatgctgacgcaaagccgcattctagcgagcgtccagcatcaagattggttcacagcggtagacccgaaggatgcgtactttcacgtctcgatccttccttgacacagacccttcctgcggttcgcgtttgagggtgaggtgtatcagtacaaagtcctccctttcagcctgtccctgtctcctcgcatctttacgaagatcaaacagaaaacagcggttccactgaaactttttcagaggctcctggggcatatggcatcctcggcggtggcaaCCCcgatcgggttgatgcatatgaggccgcttcagcactggctccagactcgagtcccgagacgggcatggctcCACGGGACttaccgcgtggccattacgtcggtctgtcaccgtctttccagctcttggaccgacctctcatttctacgagcaggtgttcccctagaactggtctccaggtgcgtcgtggtcacgacagacgcctccaaaacgggctgaggcgct carries:
- the LOC127439603 gene encoding leukotriene B4 receptor 1-like isoform X1 is translated as MENLTISNSSLSARTSADVLAASTVLGLCCVLGVPGNIVVMVMLTQHLKEGSFTPQLMLSLAVSDLLSLITLPVWIYALLNGWIFGQGPCKVLSYIVYWSLYSSVLSVSLLSVQRYLQVLYPQRWAKLGTMGQKGLIFGIWTLSGTLASYSLFYRSVEVKEDGHQHCHQAYSSNLEKIIVLLVETLVMFVVPIFSLVCFYFRLHQRISQSSFFNSHRLTKLAVRIVVVFFIFSTPYMINNLVIISSAQMWIQKAIRPATSPSERN
- the LOC127439603 gene encoding C-C chemokine receptor type 1-like isoform X3; protein product: MENLTISNSSLSARTSADVLAASTVLGLCCVLGVPGNIVVMVMLTQHLKEGSFTPQLMLSLAVSDLLSLITLPVWIYALLNGWIFGQGPCKLCEPLSLCLFSSSAQMWIQKAIRPATSPSERN
- the LOC127439603 gene encoding C-C chemokine receptor type 1-like isoform X2, with translation MENLTISNSSLSARTSADVLAASTVLGLCCVLGVPGNIVVMVMLTQHLKEGSFTPQLMLSLAVSDLLSLITLPVWIYALLNGWIFGQGPCKLERSDVDTESNQTSHIPIRTKLSKHIFTAAPSFCL